The segment TATCTATTGCTTTGCAACTTTCATTTAGAAGAGAAGTTAAATCCAAAAATTGGAAGGGTGTTTGAGGGAGTGAGAGGgctcattcaaaaaaaaaaaagcagagcagcagaagatTTGGACGGGAGGTGGGTGATGAAGCAATCATGAGGATGGAGGAGTTTAACCTATAAAGGCAGGGAGGATGAAGTGAGTGAAGTGGAAGTTGGGGGCCTGCTGGTTAATTAGTGCCCCCCCTGATTCTCAGTTGTTGAACCGGCCCTCCACCGACCTCACATAAACTAATGCCCCgtcacaaacatacacatcctccctcctccaggAAAAACTGCTCTGCTTCGTCACTCAGGCCAACCCACTTCCAGCTGGGATGTTTACTGTAAACTTGTACCTGCTAATTGGATTATTCATTGGGTTATTCTTCGTGCTCAGAGTTGGTTTTATTTACTTGagacacaaaataaagcagcagccTCTGATCCACCGCCGATTCTGATGCAAATTAGGCACTCTCAGTGCACTCGAGGATGCCACCCTGGCCTCGTGATATTCATGTGGGAAAACAAACATAGAaggaataaaatcaaaaacagctgTTGAGAAATGAAAAGGATTCTATAAATGGTGGACGTGTTGACCTCAGTGTAAAGTCCCCCCCATTCAATTTAATCCTGGCTGTGCCTTAGATGTCATGGATGTCTGCTGAAGAAGAGGCAACGCCTGTTCAGCAGGGTGAATCCAAACGCTGACACATCCATTATATGGCtatgagaaatgaaaagagcCAGCGAGTTCACAACGGTTGCCATGTGTCTACAACAATATGTTGTCACCGAGAGAAAGGCATGTTGTTGCTTCAATCTGTTCGGCCAAACatggtgatgttttttttccagatagCTGTGatacacacagagctgtgtcCATCAATAACCCAGCACTTTGGTCATTATGAacaggcgtgtgtgtgtgtgtgtgtgtgtgtgtgtgtgtgtgtgtgtgtgtgtgtgagtggggtGGGCTTCATCCTTTCTTGTCTTCTTCCCTATACTTATGagtctccatgacaacagagcCACTGTCCAGCCACTTGTAGTTTTAAACCAAAGCCCAGAATTGAAACTATTAACACTGGAGGGAGCGATACGATAACCTTAagcctttgtttgtttgtttgtttgaagtcTGACCGCTCACCAGTCACACGCCTCATCAGCATCGACTCAGCCTCTGCTGTCATTAATCCACCTccatcatttacatttcatcattACCTTTCATTATTTGTCAAAGGAAATCATGCTTGACATAATAGTTGGCTGGCATTTGTGATGTATTGTAATTTCTTGGCTCTCACAGGATATGATGCAGACTGTGAGTCTGTCTGTCCACATCACAGACAAGTGCCCAGCCAAGCATGATCCTCAATAAATTGCAAGTGTCGTAACACACCAGGATGTTCCTCACTGCACCTTCAGCACAGGAGGAGTCCAGTCACTGATCCGTTCCGACAGCTGACTATTTGTGGGTCCAGATGGGATTACTGCCAGTTTTATAagtgtgaatgaaaacaaactcaccgatttgcagaaaaaaaactgcagcagactGAGTACTGAAAAACGTAGCATAGACCCTTGACCAGTACAGTGATGTTAATGAAGCCTctttgaatattgaatattgaaaaaGCACCAATGGTGGCAGAAGTTCCCAGAGTAAAGTAGGAATGtgtatataattttatttttttaaatactctactatttattaatatatattaatatacatacatatatatcaaATATTGGAAAATTAAGGAAAAATTTGTGATCAACTTCGATGTATttcgtgagtgtgtgtgtgtgtgtgtgtgtgtgtgtgtgtgtgtgtgtgtgggccgaaaatgtttatttgacaTATTTTCTAAAAGTTTTTCTGCGTCATGACAGGCATCTGTGCCATGAAGAAAGCAAAACCGTGGAGCCACATCGACTCAGGCAGTGATGTCTGAGGCGAGGAGTCAAAGGGGCTGCCGGAAGGAAGATTGGTCAATGAATGAGCGTCTGTCTGCCTCTGAAATAAGACGTCACCGCCAACGCAACTCTTTTCCAAACATCAAGTGCGTTAAAAGGTGCAAAAACGCTTTCCAAAAAAAGGAGGCATGGGTGGAATGGGAGATGTTTaccttatttatatatataatatataatcagTTTTGGACATGACGTGAACTCAAAGTCATCTATTTTTGAATCATCGGGCATGTTTCCATAGCAATTTCAGGGATGTTGCCAAGCAACAGCATCGGATACAATGAAGACATGAATGAAAGTGGACTAACAGCGCGCACATTTCCCGGCAGAGACCGGCTTAAAAGTGAATGGGCGCGGACACGCCGGTTTGGCATCACAGCGTCCTGCAGCCGCGTTTTATCGTCGCTCCCGATGTTAAAGGAAGCGATGTAACTGTTGGCAGACCGTTTGAGTCCGTTAAAAGATGAGGGCATATACGACTTCTCAAACTGACCTGTAACCTTCGAAACTTGTTCCACCTTtataaccttttttttattattatttcagcggtgtttgtttgcttgtttttatccTCTTCTCTCGTTGCACCTCGTCTCCTGTCAGATTCGTTGGCTGTGCGTAAAAGGAGTTCTGTGCGCCCAAATTATTGTGGACACTGAGACACGAACGACTCCTCGCCTGTAACCAAAACTGTTTGTTGTACAAAAGCACCTGGGAGCATTAAATCGCCACGCAGAGTCCTTCAACCTTCGTGCCTTTAAAGTGAGCCTGAACTCACCTTCAATACAGCAGATTCTCCACAGCCCGGAGTGGGTGAGATCGCCCTTCTTGCTTTTGGGCTGGGACTGGGTCTCGTCTGTGGTCGCATTGGTGCCGTTGCAGATGTACGCCCGGGAATAGAGCCAGTAGTCCGTGCCGATGGCAATGGTCATCAGGCTGAAGGCGGCGAAAGCCCCCGCGGTGGTCAGCAGCGTTTGAACCCTGCGGTCACACCAAGCCATGGCGCTTCATACCAGTCCTGGCCGTCCCCGGTCCAACATGCACGCTCCGCGGCGCGTCAGGGCGCGGATCCTTTGGTCATAGTAGCACTTGTATGGGTGCGTTCACCCGCTCTGCACCTCTGTCAAAGACAGAGTGCTGCCCGGAGATAGATGGATGGTGTCTGAAACGCTCACCTGATGCTCAAAGCCAACTGGTTGCTGCTGTGAAGATGAAACTCCAACAGCTCCACATCCATGTGGAGCGGGCAGGACAACACGACAGCAGCATGATGTGCCAGTTCAGACTTTAGACCTCATCACCACTTCGTTTGTCTGTttaacaactttttttctttgtctcaaaGGACTTTTCTCTGCTCCTGCACGGACTGCATCTCCGTTAAAAGCCATTGCCAAAGAAGGCTACGTCAATGGCTCTTAAGAGAGACCCCACCCTCGCCAAAACTAACCAATGGAAGGGATGTGCTGTTGGATAAAGAAAGGGATCACTCAGACACAATACAATTTGAAACTAGTGAGCTTGTTGCTAATTGCTGGGGTCTTTGGGGATATATTGATTAAACAATCAGCTGACACATTTGGACACTCTGCACTGACCTCAGAATCCATGAACCTTCAGCTGTCAGGGGGCGAAGGGGAGAAATAATGACAGTCATAATTCTAGGATAGGTGTACACTGACAAACTAATGTGGCAATTAAGTGACATgctaagaaaaagaaaccatGCTGACAAATTGGTCAATTAAACATACAGCTTCATTCATGCCACCATGAACACCAGATGCACCCCTGAGTCAGATggaaatttttaaaaagagcATCTTCTTATtcctcttgttctttttttcttggaaaGATTCCACTGGTAGTTTTCCTCAGGCTTGATTAAAAACACTCTGGATATTAAGCAGACTGACTGAATGCATTCTGCAGTTCAGGTTGAAAAAAGAGTTGACTTCTTTTTGCCTTAACCACCTGAAGTCAATTGGAGTCGTCGTCAATCACAGTGACActgaaattacaaaacaaaacctttatAGTACCAAACCtaccacagaaataaataatgaatgccCTAATGTCATCCAAACACAGTGTCACGCATTTTGTGGGCTCTATTCAATATCAGACAATACAGGAGAGGTATGAGGTTATTTGGTTTCATGTCATTTGTCAGTGGAAATTTTCTTCAAATTGCCATAGGGAAGCTTTTCATTCTTCAAACTAAATTCCCATACACAACtggataataataaaataaacatgactGTGACAAGTGCGCCTacttaaaaatgtacattaagGCTCCCCTTTTGGACTTGCACCAATAGTCACACCATTCCAGCTGTCTTCATGCCAATCATTCCTTAAATTCACCCAAAAAAATGTTCTCAGCATTTTCCCACGTTTCCAATTAAAATGGCTTTAGATTACAGGATATCATTCAAGTTAGATTCTTTACATTAAGACTGAAAACCAACCCAaccaataatttttttttgtgagaacaTGTAATTACACGtctttttattccatttattcCTTCCcctataatatatatatatcgaaACTGTGGtgttaaaatgtctgtttattttagaggaaatcacatttttttaccAGAGGAAAACTGGTAATTTATGGTGAGCATGTCACCTACACCTGTTATTGTTGCTTCATTTCACTCcttgaattgatttttttctgtgacagcaGAGGATGATCGAGATTATGGTTTGATCTTTTATATCTTTTGACTTTTAAATTGCACGTTTTGATGCAAGCGCAAAAGGCAACAGCGTTGGgacctttttttctccttttttttttacttcctcttcCCAATGGTGGCGCCAACTCGCAGAAACACATAGGAAAAGGAAATtcagataaaagtaaaaacgTCTGTCAATGAAACACAAGCACAAGGTATCGACAGTGACGTAGAAACGTGGACGCCCACTTGTGTATAGCGCATGCGCACAATCCCTGGGACGACTAGCATGTATGGGTCTGTGAAatgcgcatgcgcacaaagtCAACATGGCGACAGCGTCCGAACCTTGCCTGTTTTCAGAGCAACATCCGAACAAAGGCCTGCCCCTTTTCATGAGGATTTCTCTACCGCCATCGTTACTTTACGTGTAATCACGATTACTAAATCGGATTACGATACTTTTATCGTATTTCAGTAGGTCGGTAAGAGCAGAGGCAGCGTCCAGGATGGATGTGGATCACCACGAAACCAGCGGCGAGACCAAGTCGGCCATGCACACTTGGCGTTATCGCCACCATTTCACGTACAAGGCAGATCAAGGAAAAAATATCATCGTCCAGTGTAATCTGTGTCTGCCGAGGGTTAATCTGCTTTCCACGTCGAAAACGTCAACATCAAACCTAAAGAAGCATTTAGACGTGAGTTGCACAAAGTACTGTTAATGTAACGATCTGCCACATCCGCCAGGTTAATGTTTAAAAGAGTCAATGAATGAATAGCAGCCCCTCGTGATTAATAACGTTACACCGTATCTGCATGCCGAGTACCAACTCATGGCGCTGGAGGGCCGTCGTGTTCAACTTTatgttcacaaacacaccttttGGTATTTGGATTATTCTTACCGTCGCAGTTAAAGTTGGTAAACTGAGACAAACTCTGCACATGGAAGCAgtgcgtgcgcgcgcacacCCAAACACGCACACCCTTCGCCAACAACTAACATGAAACCTCTGGCGTTTTCTGTTTCAGAGAACACATTTGGGCTGTGAAGCCAGTCCTGATGCCaaaaggggaagaaagaaagaagaacgCAATGGGGAGGAAAGCAGGCACTGCCAGCTCAAAAAACTTAAAGCAGAAATCATCTCCAAATGCATGACCCAGGCCAAGATCGATGATCTCATCTTCAACTTTATTGTGGAAGACTGCCAGTCGTTTTATGTGCTGGAGCAGCCCGGCTTTAGGAAGCTGATTGCAGGCTTGACTGAGGGGCTGAAGTCCATGGACAGGGTGACCTTGTTTACAAAGGTGGATCAGAGTTTCTCCAGGATGCGGGAAGAGCTGATGGCAAAACTCAGCAACGTCGAGAACGTCTGCACAACGGCTGACATCTGGACGGCCAACAACAGGAGCTTCTTCGGGATGACCTGTCACTGGATCGACAACGATTCTCTGGAGAGAAAATCTGCCGCTCTGGGGTTTGTGCGGCTGCAGGGCAGGATCACCTATGACACCATCGCAGCACGAATACACGACATCCATGTGGCCTACAGTATTGAGAGCAAAGTTCAGACCACAGTCACTGACAATGGCAGCCCCTTTATTAGCGTGTTCAAAGAGTTTGCAGTGGACACCCAGGAAACTGACGATGACATTGGGTTTTATGAGAATGTGAGCACGGTCCTGGAGGGCGAGCCCGAGCAGGACATGCTTCTGTTTCTGCCCACCGTACAGCGTTGTGCATCACACACTCTGGAGCAGATTGTGACTGAGGACTTTTGGCAGGCAGTGTCACAGGGGCCCATGTGCCAGTTACATTACAGCACAATGGCCAAGGTGTATGCCATATGGAGCAAATGCCACCATCTCCAGGTCGGCATGGATGCAGCCGAGGAGATAGGAAAGATGGCGCTGGTTGTTCCCTCCGTTATACGCTGGAATGTGGAGTACTGTGCTGTGCAGAAAATCGTCTCTCTCACTGAGCGGGAGCTGACGGAGCTTTGTGCCCGTCTGGAGGTCCCGCGTGTGCAGCCGGAGGAGATGGCCTTCTTGAAAGAATACGTGACTGTGTTCCACCCGCTTGCTTTTGCGCTTGAACTTTTCCAAGCCGAGCAGAAATGTTACTTGGGCCTGGTCATCCCGACGGTTCTTAGTCTGAAAAACAAGTTAAATGAGCAGAAAGACGGGGCAAATTATTTTGCTGATGTCATCAACGCCATTGTAATGGCTATTGATGTGCGGTTCCAGGAGCTGTTTGCCAGCACAGAAGCAAAGATTGCAACAGCAACCACTCCACAGTTTCGTCTGTGGTGGATGGCTGCCTCGGAGAGGGAGGAGATGTGCTCTCTGCTGGCCACAGAGGCGTCGCAGATGGATCCCTGTAACGTAGCTGAGGCAAACACCAGCCGCAATTTGTCCACTATTGAATCTGAAGATGATTTCTTCAGCTATGGGCCTGTGAAAACGGCCACTCAGATCCAGCAAAGGGGGGTGATGGAAGAGATCCGTAAGTATGTTGAAGGAACAGGGAAGAGCCTCGAATGCTTGCAGGACTTCCCTCGAGTGAAGCAGCTTTTCCTAAAATACAACACCACCCTGCCCTCCACAGCCCCCGTCCAGCGTCTCTTCAGTCAGAAGGGCAACCTGGTCACATCACAGAGAAACTTTCTGACCGACGATTACTTCGAGCGTATTCAGCTTTTGAGATACAACAGCAACGTGTGCTCTTTGAACACTGAGTGAATATATTGCCAatgactctctctctttctctgccttttaaATGATGCAGAATAACCACATTGTGCTTAAATCATGAAAGAAATGAAGCCCTGAATtaatcacatttcagaaaacttAGCCTGGATGTGTTTTTTAATATCCCTCCCATATCTGTTTTGATAGGCATAGCTTTTATCTCCCACTCCAGAATGGCCTGATGAAAATATCTGACAATCATGAACAGTCACATTGGAGGACTGAGTATACtgaaaaaaaacatctttttatcCGTGCTATTGTTGTGATTTGAAGTAGCCACAGGGTTAAACTGAAGTGAAGTGTCTTTCAGTTGAGctagtttgtttttctacagcTTATCAATGAGAATGCATCTGTCGGTATGTTTTATATCATAtataaagagacaaagaaagaggctCTTTTTGTTggtgtctctgttttttgtttttttgtatagAATCTGACGTGGGAGCCTGGAGTTATTAGATTAGTGAAGTAATGACACCGGCTATCCAACCGCACCAACATCTACTGATTACTGGTTCAAACAAGCCTGTGCATGTAGACGGTGCACACCAGTGCCCACAAATGCCACAACTCCAGCGACTCCCAAGTGTATTCCTTGTCATGTGTCCAGATGTCAGTTAAGAGCTTTCATCTTGTCAGACAGTTGTCTGGAGACCAACAGGAAACTGCCAGAGCATGCAGACACCACACATAGACTGAACCAGAGCTGTCGAAAACATGACACGAGAAGTTGAAAAACCGACCCTCAGAGTACAAGAAGTCATGGCATtcgttttttcctcttttcatatacatgtatacatatGTAAGAGAAGGGAATATGTCATTAGACATATATAAACGTCCCCAGCTGTGAGGTGCTGTGAAAAAGAATCTCTTTTGCAGTATGGGGATTCTATTCAGCAACACATCAGCTGATAAGGAGCAAACACATCTTGAACAAGTGATTGCAGAGAAAGGACACACTAAAGGTGTGCAGCTGAAGGATCGCTGTAGCAGATAGAACTGTCATGCTGATAAAACTCCAAACTAGAATGGCACTCAGTAGAGCTGATACTGCCAAGGCCAAATGTTTTCTTCCGCCAAATTCAGATTGCTATCTGGACCTGCACTAAAGTCAGgtccaccctaaccctaaccctctcaaCAGCATTAATATGTCTCAGTGCTTCACAACAACTTTCAGGAAATATCTTCTGAAAACCAACTCCTGTGTAAGCACCTTAAACTGAATCTGCCTCAAATTCAAATACCCCATAACCCATCCCTTCACAAGGTTTGATGCATGGATGACCTTTTAGAGCTAGTGTCTGAAGTCTAAAAGCACTGGATGTCAGGCAATATTCACACTCCCGTTTACAACTCTATATCTAAGACAGTATGTTGCCACTAGATTTTTGAGGCCTTATCAATATATCCATATTAGCGTTAGATTACTGCCTGTTTCATTACATTAAGTTTTATTGCCTGATGTGTAAGTCTGATATCAGAGTATGATAGTATTAAAGTTTTGCTTGAAATTTGTAAACAACTATAAGACATTTCAGTTTAAGCTTTAACCTATTCTAACATAACAGgttctttattatttttcctctgtgagTAATCTTATGTTTGCAGTTGTCATCCTGTGATCAGAGACACATGAGCCCCAGATGGAGTAGAGAGTTTGCAAAGATGTCAAGAGCTTCCTGTCTAATGTTTCACCTTCTTGATGCATGATCTGAAAACCTGCAGATCAGGATTAGCAGGTAAATGAAATGCACCAATAATGTTGTTTGGAAATCATgttccatttaaaaatgactATCCTGCCACCTGTTGGACAATCATACAATTCAGTGAATACTTAAGCAACCAAAAATAACCTAAAAATGGTCAAACAGTCCAATAAAACAAACCGAAAGTTCAGTTCAAAATTTGATCCAAAGTGGAAATTTTAATGGCTTCAGAAAAACAACTGGTACGAAGTATTACTCATGAAAACTCCCAGTAATACCCGCCACCATGTGGTACCACACTTAATTTAGAAGAGGATCATGTTAGGCACAGAGTGGGTGGAAGGTGTACAGTGTGTTAAAACAAATAATTCTGTCACGATAGTTTAATCCACCACCAAGCCCTTGTCTTTCCAGTCCTCTCATGCTTCCTCCCTTGCAAAAAATAACTTAGAATCTCTTGTTATACAAAAGCAGCATGGTAGAGACAAATGCTCAAATGAGTCTTTGTCAGTTCAGTTATAATACAGTAAGGAGGGAAGCATTAGAAAGCCTTCCAGACATGGCTGGGTTATTTTAATTTCCTAATGCATTTCTCTCACTTCACCCTTCTGGTGTCAGCTCCCAGAACAACCTCAGTTACTGTAGAAGTAGCTTGGCGGGACCAAAGTAGCCCAGGTTTTCGCAGGACTTCAGCCAGCGCTGGACATTAGCCGGAGCGGAGGACACGGAGCCACTTTGCAGCACGCAGCAGTAGCAGGTGATGTCAGCGAGGGATACATCCGGCCCAGCCAACCAGGGGTTTCGGCCCAAAGCGGAGTTTAGGGCCCGCAGGACGGCAGCCCGCTCCTTGGCACTGCCATCTAACAGCTGGAAGAAAGCTGTGTCCACCCAGCTGTCCACCAGAGTGGCCAAGGCAGGGTCGCTGGGGTAGGGAGCAAGCAGCTTGAAGAGGAAGCGTGCCACGTTGGCTTCACCCTTGATGGGACACATGTTCTGGATGCTAAACTTCATTTCCACTTTAGGGACTGTAGATAGACAGAGGAGAAACATGTTGCTGAATGCAAAGCTTGTAAAGATAGTATTCcaaaagcaaaagcattttCGTAATTTGTAGAGGATATTCTTCAATTAATTTTGCCACTTTAAAATCctgcaaagcatttttttttatattattcaaAGCCTAACATCTTATCAGGCCATGTAAACCACTTCTCAAATGGCTTCATGTTGGAttgcagtaattttttttatgtcagaatGAGAAGTAGTGTAAGCTCACATTCATGGAGCCACCAAGCAAGATGACAACCCGCTTCACAAAAAATTACTTCCAAATAATGCATTTCCACTTCTGCACTGATTTACTACAACATTCAAGAGTGATAAAGTGTTGTGCAATACAATATAACTTCTTAACCTGCCACCCACTTCCTCCTAcagttcttttcctctctccatccattaaccaacagcagctctctcacTGTGTCCTTACCATCTTTCCATATGAGAGTGAAACCCAGCTGGAACATTTGGCGAGCATAGCTGTCTGCATGGCGTGGACCAAGACATGAAAGGAGCTGTGGTGGTACACCGGCAACTGAGGAGTGGACATGGACAGTAGAGAGCACCCGATAGCGCTGAGACAGCAGGCTGTGGAGCACCAGCAGGGTCAGAGGTGGATGAGCTGGGTTGGCATTTACGACAATGTCACGGAGAGCGCCATGATCCTGACATAAAAGAGATAGAGGTAAATAAGTGCACCACACAAAATAAAGACTGTTAacattaattgtttttaattagacCACACCTCTTCAACAAAATACGCTACCATTCCACACCCTCATATTTGACTCAAGTCAAATTCAATCATTGCGTCATTTAGAACTTGGAACAGCAGGCAGGTAAAAATGATCAAAGGCTGCTATGACAAGAGAAACACAGTAAAAGTGTATGAATTGGAAATTTGGGCATCACTGGAGTGCAAATTCCACTTTCTCACCTTTCCCAGTTGTGTATCAAGGTCTGTGGTGCCCTTGAAGGTTGTAGAGCTAGAGCTTTGGGAAGagaggctgctgctgactgTCAGGTCCAGATCAGCATCTGGGGTGGTTACTGTCTTGGCCAGGCCCTCCACGGCAGCTTTCAGCTCATACAGTTTTCTCATGATCTCATTTTGCCGGGCCTCCAGAGCTTTGACTGCTGGGTCCACCTCGCCATTCTGTGAAAATAGAGTAGCTGGTTAGCTAAAGCAAGAGCGTGAGTCCCAGTTTGACCAATGTGGCCACAGCCCTTTGGCAGatttcaaacacaacacagacaacagtaAAAACCTAGAGAATATATTAGAATGGTAGGGAGAAACTCCACATGCACCAATGATGGCCCAATCTCTCACATTGAGATTTGAAGACTAGGCCTTTAACAGATaggattttatttgtgtgccaCAACATCTATTCCTAATGAAGTCAGTGAACTCCATTGTTTAAGGAGGTATCAAGTCCACATACGTAAGTAAATCTTGTAAAATATCGCAGTCAAAATACTCCACTATGGGTAAAAcaatagtattttattttttgaacatatgtttaaaaacaacaagcacaTAAAGCAGgttttagtttttgtcattttacttgTTCTTACAAGCCTTTCAAATACTGTACGTCTTAATGTTCATTCTGCTTAAGTAATGTGGGACAAAATCCACTTTTAGCTCCTAGTTAAAATATTCTCAAGTATATGCTTATCTATTAACAATGATGATCTGAGAATATGAGAGTTCATGAGTTTTTAACTAAGTGGATATATTTCTAGAATTTGCAAAATTTGCTCTTTGTGGAACTTTCCCTTGATTCCAGCTTAGCACTAG is part of the Echeneis naucrates chromosome 8, fEcheNa1.1, whole genome shotgun sequence genome and harbors:
- the zbedx gene encoding uncharacterized protein zbedx is translated as MDVDHHETSGETKSAMHTWRYRHHFTYKADQGKNIIVQCNLCLPRVNLLSTSKTSTSNLKKHLDRTHLGCEASPDAKRGRKKEERNGEESRHCQLKKLKAEIISKCMTQAKIDDLIFNFIVEDCQSFYVLEQPGFRKLIAGLTEGLKSMDRVTLFTKVDQSFSRMREELMAKLSNVENVCTTADIWTANNRSFFGMTCHWIDNDSLERKSAALGFVRLQGRITYDTIAARIHDIHVAYSIESKVQTTVTDNGSPFISVFKEFAVDTQETDDDIGFYENVSTVLEGEPEQDMLLFLPTVQRCASHTLEQIVTEDFWQAVSQGPMCQLHYSTMAKVYAIWSKCHHLQVGMDAAEEIGKMALVVPSVIRWNVEYCAVQKIVSLTERELTELCARLEVPRVQPEEMAFLKEYVTVFHPLAFALELFQAEQKCYLGLVIPTVLSLKNKLNEQKDGANYFADVINAIVMAIDVRFQELFASTEAKIATATTPQFRLWWMAASEREEMCSLLATEASQMDPCNVAEANTSRNLSTIESEDDFFSYGPVKTATQIQQRGVMEEIRKYVEGTGKSLECLQDFPRVKQLFLKYNTTLPSTAPVQRLFSQKGNLVTSQRNFLTDDYFERIQLLRYNSNVCSLNTE
- the aimp2 gene encoding aminoacyl tRNA synthase complex-interacting multifunctional protein 2 isoform X4, with the protein product MSMYQVKPICGGDIKIDLPTCMYKLANIHAQQGTGCNPEHALQDHGALRDIVVNANPAHPPLTLLVLHSLLSQRYRVLSTVHVHSSVAGVPPQLLSCLGPRHADSYARQMFQLGFTLIWKDVPKVEMKFSIQNMCPIKGEANVARFLFKLLAPYPSDPALATLVDSWVDTAFFQLLDGSAKERAAVLRALNSALGRNPWLAGPDVSLADITCYCCVLQSGSVSSAPANVQRWLKSCENLGYFGPAKLLLQ
- the aimp2 gene encoding aminoacyl tRNA synthase complex-interacting multifunctional protein 2 isoform X3, coding for MSMYQVKPICGGDIKIDLPTCMYKLANIHAQQGTGCNPEHVDPAVKALEARQNEIMRKLYELKAAVEGLAKTVTTPDADLDLTVSSSLSSQSSSSTTFKGTTDLDTQLGKDHGALRDIVVNANPAHPPLTLLVLHSLLSQRYRVLSTVHVHSSVAGVPPQLLSCLGPRHADSYARQMFQLGFTLIWKDVPKVEMKFSIQNMCPIKGEANVARFLFKLLAPYPSDPALATLVDSWVDTAFFQLLDGSAKERAAVLRALNSALGRNPWLAGPDVSLADITCYCCVLQSGSVSSAPANVQRWLKSCENLGYFGPAKLLLQ
- the aimp2 gene encoding aminoacyl tRNA synthase complex-interacting multifunctional protein 2 isoform X2 produces the protein MSMYQVKPICGGDIKIDLPTCMYKLANIHAQQGTGCNPEHALQVDPAVKALEARQNEIMRKLYELKAAVEGLAKTVTTPDADLDLTVSSSLSSQSSSSTTFKGTTDLDTQLGKDHGALRDIVVNANPAHPPLTLLVLHSLLSQRYRVLSTVHVHSSVAGVPPQLLSCLGPRHADSYARQMFQLGFTLIWKDVPKVEMKFSIQNMCPIKGEANVARFLFKLLAPYPSDPALATLVDSWVDTAFFQLLDGSAKERAAVLRALNSALGRNPWLAGPDVSLADITCYCCVLQSGSVSSAPANVQRWLKSCENLGYFGPAKLLLQ
- the aimp2 gene encoding aminoacyl tRNA synthase complex-interacting multifunctional protein 2 isoform X1; the encoded protein is MSMYQVKPICGGDIKIDLPTCMYKLANIHAQQGTGCNPEHALQNGEVDPAVKALEARQNEIMRKLYELKAAVEGLAKTVTTPDADLDLTVSSSLSSQSSSSTTFKGTTDLDTQLGKDHGALRDIVVNANPAHPPLTLLVLHSLLSQRYRVLSTVHVHSSVAGVPPQLLSCLGPRHADSYARQMFQLGFTLIWKDVPKVEMKFSIQNMCPIKGEANVARFLFKLLAPYPSDPALATLVDSWVDTAFFQLLDGSAKERAAVLRALNSALGRNPWLAGPDVSLADITCYCCVLQSGSVSSAPANVQRWLKSCENLGYFGPAKLLLQ